From the Lysinibacillus fusiformis genome, the window ATGCGTTTAGCACCATGGGATATTGCAGGGGGTACCATCATTGCTCAGGAAGTTGGAGCAGTTGCTACAAATTTACATGGTGAGGGCTTTGATTTCCTTCATCAGGATACGTTTATTATCGCCAATCCGGCTATTCATAAAGAATTATTAGAAAAATATATAGTGCCGTATGAATAAAAAGGAGCCGTCTATTTACTAGACAGCTCCTTTTTATGTTGCTTAAAGTAATCCTTGCGCACGTAGTTTACGCTTCATTTTAAAGGCTGTCATGAAAATGACACAAGTAGCCACAATACCAGCTATTGCACCAAATACACTACTAGCTGCAACAGAGTAACCGATAGCACACATTGCTAATACAGCAGCTAATGCGTAGATGGCCATTACAATTTTTGCACGATTCATAGCCTAGCCTCCTATATAAAAAATTTGTCGATCAAATATATTTTTTAGAATGATGGAAATTCTAATAAGGACATTTCTATCCTTCTTGTGCTATAATATCACAGTTAAACATTCGAAAAAAGAATATGGAGTGGAATAATGACAAACTTACGTCAAGATCTTCGCAATATCGCAATTATCGCCCACGTTGACCATGGTAAAACTACCTTAGTCGACCAATTACTAAAACAATCAGGTACATTCCGTTCAAACGAACGTGTTGAAGAACGTGCAATGGACTCTAATGATATTGAACGCGAACGTGGTATTACGATTTTAGCTAAAAATACAGCAGTAAACTATGAGGGAACTCGTATCAACATCCTTGATACGCCTGGACACGCTGACTTCGGTGGTGAGGTAGAACGTATTTTAAAAATGGTAGACGGCGTTTTACTAGTTGTCGATGCGTATGAAGGTTGTATGCCTCAAACACGTTTCGTATTGAAAAAAGCATTGGAACAACGTCTAACACCAATCGTTGTTGTTAATAAAGTAGACAAAGATTCAGCTCGTCCACTAGAAGTAGTAGATGAAGTGCTTGAATTATTTATCGAGCTAGGTGCAGATGATGATCAATTAGACTTCCCTGTAGTTTATGCTTCAGGTGTAAATGGTACAGCTTCTTTGGATGCGGATCCGTCTAAACAAGAAGAAAATATGAAATGTCTATTCGAAAAAATTATCGAAGCTATTCCAGCACCAGTTGATAACTCAGAAGACCCATTACAATTCCAAGTAGCTCTACTTGACTATAATGACTTCGTTGGACGTATCGGAATTGGTCGTGTATTCCGTGGAACAATTTCTGTAGGTCAACAAGTTGCCCTAATGAAATTAGACGGTACAGTGAAAAACTTCCGTGTAACGAAAATCTTTGGTTTCTTCGGTTTAAAACGTGAAGAAGTAGAGACAGCAAAAGCTGGTGATTTAATCGCCGTTTCAGGTATGGAAGATATCAACGTTGGTGAAACAGTTTGTCCTGTTGAGCACCAAGAAGCGCTTACACCATTACGTATCGATGAGCCAACTTTACAAATGACGTTTTTAGTAAACAATTCTCCATTCGCAGGTCGTGAAGGGAAATGGGTTACTTCTCGTAAAGTAGAAGAGCGTTTACGTGCGCAATTACAAACGGACGTATCTTTACGTGTTGAAGATACGGATTCTCCAGATGCTTGGACAGTTTCAGGTCGTGGTGAGCTTCACCTATCAATTCTTATCGAAAATATGCGTCGTGAAGGTTTCGAATTACAAGTATCTAAACCGCAAGTAATCGTGCGTGAAATCGACGGTGTAAAATGTGAACCATTCGAACGCGTTCAAATCGATGTTCCAGAAGAAAATGTTGGTTCAATTATTGAATCGATTGGTACACGTAAAGGTGAAATGCTTGATATGGTGAACAACGGCAGTGGTCAAGTTCGTTTAACGTTCTTAGTACCAGCGCGTGGTTTGATCGGTTATACGACTGAATTCATGTCTATGACAAAAGGTTTCGGTATCATCAATCATACGTTTGATTGCTACCAACCATTACTACCAGGTAAAATTGGTGGACGTCACCAAGGTGTACTAGTTTCAATGGAAACTGGTAAATCAACAACTTATGGGATGATGCAAATTGAAGACCGTGGTACACTGTTCTTAGAGCCAGGTACAGATATTTACGAAGGTATGATCGTTGGAGAAAATACTCGTGACGCTGATATCACTGTAAACATCACAAAAATGAAACAAAAAACAAACATCCGTTCAGCAAATAAAGACCAAACGAATGTTATTAAAAAACCACGTATTTTATCTTTAGAAGAAGCGCTTGAATACCTAGGTGATGATGAGTACTTAGAAATCACACCGGAATCTATTCGTCTGCGTAAAAAAATTCTTGATAAAAATGAACGTGAGAAAGCAGCGAAAAAATTACGTAACGCAGAACAATAATTTTCCGCTGACATGAAAGGAAGAGGAGTCTTGGATATTAAGTCCGCTTTATTGGGTGAACTAAATGTTATTCAAGTTGCTGCACAGACAAGTTCCGATGAAACAACAAGAGTTTATGGAAGAATGGCGGGTATAACTAGATTTTTATACGAAAATTTACCAAGCTATGAAATTGCAGGCTATGTTGTATTTCTTCTTGTATTTGCACTTTCTGCCATTGTCTATAAGTTAGGCTTTGCCAAGAAATTAAAACTATCTCAAAACATTATTATTTATGCGTTCCTATTTTTAGGTTGTATCATGCTTACGTTTTTCGCCCTATTCTTGCCAATGATCGAAGGTTTGATCGTAGCGGCCTTAATTTTAATCGTTTATAAAACAAGATTATGGCGTGAAAAAAGGGAAGAGCAACAAGCCACTAATCAGTAACAATTACGTACTTTGTAATAAGAACTTTTTATCGTGTGATAAACAGTCTTAGCGATTTTTAAGCTAAGGCTGTTTTTTTGTATGTATATCTTCTCCTCAAAATTTGTACGCCTGCTAAAAAAACACTACAAGCATCCATTTTTTCCGTTAGAGGGGAGAGTCTTCTACTTTTTTAGCACCAAAATATTACTGCTTCAAAATAAATTGATAGGCACCGAAATCTCCTTATGTGAATAAGTTAATGTCGATAGGCTTATTTTCATCATATCAAGGAGGAAAGGGAATGCGTTGGCTTACAAAAGGTTTATTATTAGGTGTCATTGCTTTGTTACTCCTTTCTTTGACGGCATGTAATAAAGCAGAGCTAGAAAAAGTCAAAGTAGGAGAAGTAACTCGTTCAATTTTCTATGCGCCTCAATATGTAGCGCTTGAGAAGGGATTCTTCGAGGAGGAGGGTCTTTCTGTTGAGCTACAAACGATTGCAGGTGGCGATAAAACGATGACGGCGTTACTGTCAGATGGAATTGATATAGCTTTAGTTGGGTCGGAGACGTCTATTTATGTCACATTACAAGGTGCTAATGATCCCATTCAAAATTTTGCACAGTTAACACAAACGGACGGTACCTTTTTAGTGGCAAGAGATAAGATGGATAATTTTTCGTGGGATCAATTGAAGGGCTCAACATTTTTGGGGCAACGTAAAGGTGGTATGCCACAAATGGCAGGTGAATTCGTGTTGAAAAAACATGGCATTGATCCTGTAAATGATTTAACGCTCATTCAAAATATTGATTTTGCTAACATTGCTACAGCTTTTGCATCAGGTACTGGTGACTATGTACAATTGTTTGAACCTACTGCAAGTGTCTTCGAGAAAGAAGGAAAAGGTTATATTGTAGCTTCGTTTGGAACAGAGTCTGGTAATCTCCCTTACACATCCTTTATGTCCAAAAGTAGTTATTTAAAGGATGAAGCTACATCTGTTCAAGCTTTTACAAATGCATTACAACGAGCACAGGATTTTGTACAAAATGAGAGTGCTGCTGAAGTAGCAAAGATTATTCAACCGTATTTTGAAAATGTAGATATAACGATAATTGAAACAGTCATTGAGCGGTATAAAGCACAAGGTTCTTATGCCACTGACCCAATCCTTGATGAAGGGGAGTGGGATAACTTGCAAACAATTATGGAGGAAGCAGGTGAACTTCCTCAACGAGTGGAGTATGAAAAACTTGTAAACACAACCTTTGCCAAAAAGGCTGCTGAGTAATATGGAATTTTTACAGCTGGAGAATATTCACCATAGTTATTTTTCAAGCACACAGGCAAAGGAAGTATTACGTGATATCAGTTTAGCCATTCATGAAGGAGAATTTGTTTCGTTTATTGGGCCGAGTGGCTGCGGTAAAACCACATTATTATCAATCATTGCAGGATTATTTCCTGCAACTGAAGGCAATGTCTATATAGATGGTGAAAAGCTATCAGCAAGTAATCAATCTAGTATTGGCTATATGCTTCAGCAGGATTATTTATTTCCTTGGAAGACCATTGAAGAAAACGTCACAATTGGCTTAAAAATAATGGAGCGTAGCCATAAAACACATAAAGTAACTGCCAATGCGTTGTTACAGGAAGTAGGATTACCTCATGTGGGGAACAATTATCCTCGAGAATTATCTGGAGGTATGAGACAACGTGTAGCACTTGCGCGTACCTTAGCTGTAAATCCTAAAATTTTACTATTAGATGAACCGTTTTCCGCGTTAGATTATCAATCGAAATTAAAGCTTGAGGATTTAGTGGTGGAAACTTTAAAAGCTTATAAAAAGACCGCTATTCTTGTGACACATGATATTGGCGAGGCAATCGCGATGAGTCAGCGTGTATTTTTATTTTCAGCAAACCCAGGGACAGTGCACAAGGTGTTTGAAATACCTAAAGCCCTTAGTGATCTATCACCTTTTGATGTAAGACAGCATCCAGCCTATTCAGATATTTTCCAAACTATTTGGAAGGAGCTGGAGAGCCTTGGATAACACATTATTTAAACAATATCAGCAATTGTTAAAAAAAGAAAAACGCTTCGTTCGATTATATCAGCTTATTATTCTCCTTATTTTCTTTGGGGGATGGGAGCTACTTTCAAGACTAGAATGGATTGATCGTTTAATTTTTAGCTCACCAACTCATGTATGGCATACATTTATTGAAAAAGTCAGTGATGGGTCTTTAACATTGCATGTTAGTGTTACATTAATGGAGACCGTGATTGGCTTTATAGCTGGGACTTTATTAGGAACTTTGATAGCTGTTGTCTTGTGGTGGTCTCCACTCCTATCAAAAATACTCGATCCATATTTAGTGATTTTAAACGCGATGCCAAAAGTTGCACTTGGTCCGATTTTGATTGTTGCGCTCGGTCCAGGTTATTTTTCCATCATAGCCATGGGTGCCTTAATTTCCATCATTATTACAACCATAGTAGTATATACAGCATTTAAAGGTGTCGATCCAAATTATAGTAAAGTGTTACAAACATTTGGGGCAACAAGATGGCAAATCTTTCGTGAGGTCATTTTGCCAGCCTCATTTCCTACAATCATTTCAACCTTGAAAGTGAATGTTGGCTTATCATGGGTAGGGGTTATTGTAGGAGAATTTTTAGTAGCTTCAAAAGGACTCGGTTATTTAATTATCTACGGCTTCCAAGTATTTAATTTTAACCTTGTCCTTATGTCACTTCTAATCATTGCCTTTTTTGCAACCATTATGTATCAAGTGGTGGAGCTGATTGAAAAGATAATCATAAAGAATAAGGCATAAGGTGAAGTGGCTCCTAAATTGAAAAAATGAAAGCGAGGTTTATCTCAGCATTGTGAGATTCCTCGCTTTTATCGTTATGGAAAATTGCTATTGCATGATATGTACAATATCTTCAAAAGATAAGTTCTCTGTTGCAATGTCATCCGTAATTTTTCCAGATTGTAATTTAATAATTCGATCACATGCTCCTGCAACAAGTTCATAATCATGGGTAATAACAAGAATATGGCAGTTTCTTTCCTTAAGTTGCTGAATAATCTCGATTACACGCTGTAGATTAAAACCATCTAATCCTGATGTTGGCTCATCCAAGATGAAAATAGATGCGTGTTGCATTAAGCCAATTGCCAACACAAGGCGTTGTTTTTCACCGCCTGAAAGTGTTGCAGGATGTTGGTCCTTTAAGTGCCATAGTTTTAATGATTTTAGCAAATCTTCGGCATATTCTAAAGTTTCTTCTCTTAATGGTTTATTTAATAATAGCTCGTTCCATACACTGTCAGTAAATAATTGATAAACTGTATCTTGCATAACTAGCCAAACATCCTCTAAACGCTTCTTTGCATTTTTTACATCACCGTGGATACGGATTTCTCCTTTTTTTTCTTTAATAAGTCCAGCTATAGTACGAGCAAGTGTTGTTTTACCTGCCCCGTTCTGACCTATTAGAGCACATACCTCACCACTTTGTAAATGTAATTGTAGGTAATCCAAAGCCTGAATCTTATTATAGCTAACGCATAAATTCATACTTGTTATGACAGGCTCTTTACCCCTAGAAGGTATAGTTTTTTTATATCCATTTGTAAGTGAGGGAGAACGTAAACCAAATTGCTGCAATTGTTGAGCAGATAATGCTAGTAATTGCTCTGGTCTATATTCCCGCTGAATTTGACCATCTTCCATATAAATAATACGATCCGCTAAAGTCATCAGGTAGTACAGACGATGTTCAGCTACAATGATGGTTTTTCCACTTTTTTTTAGGCGGAGTAGTTCATTTTGTAGGATATTAGTTGCCTGTAAATCAAGATTAGCAGAGGGTTCATCCATTACATAAATTAGTGGCTCTATCGCTGTTGCTGCAGCTATGGCTACCTTTTGCTTTTGTCCACTTGAAAGTGAATGCAATGATTGATGTTTTATCGTGTTTAAAGTCATCTGCTCACAGACATCTTCAACTCGTCTAGCAATAGTTTGTTGGTGTATCCCATGATTTTCAAGCTCAAATGCAATCTCATTATAAACATTAGCTGTAAAAAATTGTGCTTTAGGATCTTGAAAGACACTTCCCACCCATTGGCTTAAATGCCACATTGGTAGATCTAAAAGAGATGTATGGTTAATTGTAACCTGCCCATGTAATTGACCATCATAAAAATGTGGTATTAAGCCATTAATAATACGGCTTAATGTTGTTTTTCCTGACCCAGAAGGACCGGTTAAAACGATAAATTCACCTTCATTAATGGTTAAAGATATATTTTTTAGCAAGGGGTTTTCCGAATTATATTGAAAGTTAACATTTGTTAAGGCAATCACTTGTAATTTCTTTTCGTAATGGTTCTTTTGTTTCGTTATTAAATAAATGGAATTAGTATCATGCATAATAGTAGTAGCATGGCAAGGTAATCATAGTAACCAAATTGTATAGCGTACACGCTGCTTTTTTTTGTTGGTGCATCAATTCCCCTTGTAGTAGCTGCAGCACTTAAATCATCTGCTAATTTAATTGTTCTCATGAGTAAAGGGACGATTGTATATTCAAATAATTGCTTTGGCTTTATCCAATTTTTTATCTGCTTATAGGAAATACCTCTGATTTTGGCATGTTCATTGATAATTTTTGATTCCATCCGTAATATAGGAAAAAAGCGTAAAGCAACAGTAAATGTTAGAAGTATGCTATTAGGTATAGCTAACTTTTGTAGACTGGCTAGTAATTTTCCAACAGGTATCGTGCTTAAAGATGAAGCAATGATAAGTGCTGGTAATAATTTGATTGAGATAAATAGTAAAAAGCTAAAGACATTAAAAATAGATTGCGGATTTAATTGGATTAAGTAATAAAATATGCCGATTAAGCCTCCCATGAAAAGCCAAGTAAAAAAATGTGTGTATAAGCCCTGTAATAATAAGGTTATTAATGCAAGTAAAATAAGTAATATCGTACTTTCTACAGTGATAAATAGAGCAGTGATACTGCAAAGTAATAACATGAAAAATTGTATACGAGCATCAAACTTCATATGCAATTACCATTAGGACTGATAGCTAATATAGCCGGCCTTTACAAAATGCTTGCTTAAAATACCTTTTGCAATCATACAGCCTAACCAGGATAAGAAAAAGGAAGCGGCAAGCCCAGATGCCATCCAAAGTGGAGAATAAGCATATTCAAGAATACGATCAATGAAGGATTTTGTATATTTCATACTTTCGAAAAACTCAGTTCCTAGTACATAAATCATAACAAAGGCGCCAGAGCCAAATAAAATACCGTAAATTCCATAAGCAACAGCCTGCCTTTTAACTTGACGATATTGTGTACCATCGCCACTTAACAGAGTCAATTCACCAACAATACCTGCAACTATAAAGAATGGTAGCATCAGTGGTGCGCCCATCAACGTATAGATAAAGCCTGTAACCGTAGCCATAAGTAATAGAGTACCTTTTTTGCCTACTCGAATTGCCATCAATAAATACACAATACTTGAAAAGAATAAACAAATACCTGACATGTAAGGATAGATGTAAAGCATGATCGGACTTAAAATAATACTAATTACATTATGAATAATGTAAATTAAAATAGTATACAAACCAATTGTAATCAAATCTTTTGCCTGCCATTTGGACGTCTTCATACCTAATAACCTCTCTTCTAAATTATTTTTCTAAATGATAATATTTCTCAATTAAGCAAGCTACCCCATTACATAAGAAAATTGCTCCAAAAGAAAAAATATATATTCATTTTTAAAGTTGGCAGTATGCAGATTCCTTTTATATAATTGAGAGTGATTATCATTTAGGAGGTACGAAATGTGTGAAAATATTCTATCTAAGTGTTACGCTCATTCAACTAACGTCAAGCATATATGTCATACTTGGCTAGGTACACAATATGTCATACAACAGCCCAGTGGTAGTGGATTGTTACAGCGTTGTATGGTAGAGCCAGGAATTGAAATATCTATTTTTCGAGATTGTACGTATAAAGTAGAAGCAGGTAAAGTTCCTTATCATCAATGTCACTTAATTGAAATTACTTCTTTGGTAGAGGGGCTAGGGAAAGTGCGCTGTAGGAATAGTGATGAATGGATGGTTTTTAGCCCACATGATTTACTATTTTTTAATTTTTCAAAACCACTGCCATATTATGATTTTATTTGTGAGAATTTAACAGGTATTTCAGTTTGTATGGATGTAGAAGTGATGCGTAAATCTCTATGTAGTGATAATGGAAATATATTAGAGGAATGGAGAAATTTTGTTCAGACCATTTTTTCAGAAAATGGTCATATTTATAAACAAGAAAGTACACCCATTCATCAAATGTTAACGAAACAATTATTAGGGAATTTTGAAGAGAATATGTTAAATCAATTATTAATAAAGACCAAAACATTGGAATTTTTAACACATAGTATTAATCAAAATTCTAGTAGTGTATGTACAAATACATTGGCTTGCTGTCACGATTCAAGAATTCATCAAATAAAGGAACAAATTGACAAGGACTATTGTAAATCTCTTCAAGTAAAAGCTTTAGCTCAGACATATCATATAGCTTTAGCTGATTTACAAGTGGGCTTTAAAAATATCGTTGGTTGCACAGTATACCGTTATATTCAAAAAAGAAGAATGGCAAAGGCTGCAGAACTATTACAAGACACAACTATACCTATATTGGCTATTGCATTAGAGGTTGGTTATGATAATCCGAGCAAGTTTACGACCATTTTTAAACGTACTTATTTAGAGACGCCATTACAGTATCGAAAAAAATTTAAAAAATAACACATGTCTTTGAACAAAACGAAAGCTGTCCATTTTAACTTGTTGTTAAATGGGCAGCTTTTTGGATTGTTTTTTTATTTTTTAGAGTGGTAATCGAAAACCATTATCAATTAGACTATGCATAATACTTTTACATTGGAGGCGCATAACTGTATGCAGAAGAAATCTAATCTCACTTTTCTTTGGCGAGAGGCTAAAGAGGAGCATGGGAAATTATATTTAGCAGCACTATTTAGTGTCCTGAGTACATTACTAACATATGCACCTTTTTTAGTGGGCTATTTTATTTTAAATGAGTTATTACAGCCTGAACCTAATTATGAGCACATTAAAGTATGGTCAATATGGACTGCAGTGATTGTTGTTGTGCGCTTTGTTCTTTTAGGAGTATCAGGAACGTTTTCACATATTGCGGCTTTTAGCGTGCTGTATCAGTTACGGATTAAAACAATCAATCATCTAGCAACATTGCCTTTAGGCTATTTTTCTAAGAAAAATTCAGGCGAATTAAAGAAATCTATCAATGAGGATATTGAAAAAATAGAAAACTCATTGGCCCATCAATTGCCGGATTTTGCAGCCGCCATAATGGCACCGCTTGTTATTTTTATTTATTTAATGACGATTGACTGGAAGTTGAGCTTAATCCTTTTAATACCATTAGGGTTAAGTTTTTTACTACAAATAATAATGTTTAAAAACTTTGATAGTCGTATGCAAAATTATCATACTCATTTAGAAAATATGAATGCCTCTTTTGTTGAATATATTCGAGGAATGGCTGTTTTTAAAGCCTTTAATATTGCTGGCTCCTCCTTTAAAAAGTTGCGAACAGCGATTGAAGAATACCAATTGATGTGGGCATCTATCAATCGTGAGCAATCTCCTTACTATGCTTTGTTTGTTGTTTTAACAGAATCTGCTTTAGTGTTTATTATTCCTGTTGGAGGCATACGAGTTTTACATGGGACGCTTGAACCTAGTGCCTTTTTGTTAATTGTTGTAATGAGTATGACTTTTTTATCTTCGCTCAAGCAATTGCTTGATTTTGGAGGCACATTAGCGATGACATTGGAGGGGGTATCTCGTATTCAGGATATTTGGCTTGTACCTTCTCAGCCA encodes:
- a CDS encoding DUF5325 family protein; the encoded protein is MNRAKIVMAIYALAAVLAMCAIGYSVAASSVFGAIAGIVATCVIFMTAFKMKRKLRAQGLL
- the typA gene encoding translational GTPase TypA, with protein sequence MTNLRQDLRNIAIIAHVDHGKTTLVDQLLKQSGTFRSNERVEERAMDSNDIERERGITILAKNTAVNYEGTRINILDTPGHADFGGEVERILKMVDGVLLVVDAYEGCMPQTRFVLKKALEQRLTPIVVVNKVDKDSARPLEVVDEVLELFIELGADDDQLDFPVVYASGVNGTASLDADPSKQEENMKCLFEKIIEAIPAPVDNSEDPLQFQVALLDYNDFVGRIGIGRVFRGTISVGQQVALMKLDGTVKNFRVTKIFGFFGLKREEVETAKAGDLIAVSGMEDINVGETVCPVEHQEALTPLRIDEPTLQMTFLVNNSPFAGREGKWVTSRKVEERLRAQLQTDVSLRVEDTDSPDAWTVSGRGELHLSILIENMRREGFELQVSKPQVIVREIDGVKCEPFERVQIDVPEENVGSIIESIGTRKGEMLDMVNNGSGQVRLTFLVPARGLIGYTTEFMSMTKGFGIINHTFDCYQPLLPGKIGGRHQGVLVSMETGKSTTYGMMQIEDRGTLFLEPGTDIYEGMIVGENTRDADITVNITKMKQKTNIRSANKDQTNVIKKPRILSLEEALEYLGDDEYLEITPESIRLRKKILDKNEREKAAKKLRNAEQ
- a CDS encoding YlaH-like family protein, with the translated sequence MDIKSALLGELNVIQVAAQTSSDETTRVYGRMAGITRFLYENLPSYEIAGYVVFLLVFALSAIVYKLGFAKKLKLSQNIIIYAFLFLGCIMLTFFALFLPMIEGLIVAALILIVYKTRLWREKREEQQATNQ
- a CDS encoding ABC transporter substrate-binding protein, giving the protein MRWLTKGLLLGVIALLLLSLTACNKAELEKVKVGEVTRSIFYAPQYVALEKGFFEEEGLSVELQTIAGGDKTMTALLSDGIDIALVGSETSIYVTLQGANDPIQNFAQLTQTDGTFLVARDKMDNFSWDQLKGSTFLGQRKGGMPQMAGEFVLKKHGIDPVNDLTLIQNIDFANIATAFASGTGDYVQLFEPTASVFEKEGKGYIVASFGTESGNLPYTSFMSKSSYLKDEATSVQAFTNALQRAQDFVQNESAAEVAKIIQPYFENVDITIIETVIERYKAQGSYATDPILDEGEWDNLQTIMEEAGELPQRVEYEKLVNTTFAKKAAE
- a CDS encoding ABC transporter ATP-binding protein; protein product: MEFLQLENIHHSYFSSTQAKEVLRDISLAIHEGEFVSFIGPSGCGKTTLLSIIAGLFPATEGNVYIDGEKLSASNQSSIGYMLQQDYLFPWKTIEENVTIGLKIMERSHKTHKVTANALLQEVGLPHVGNNYPRELSGGMRQRVALARTLAVNPKILLLDEPFSALDYQSKLKLEDLVVETLKAYKKTAILVTHDIGEAIAMSQRVFLFSANPGTVHKVFEIPKALSDLSPFDVRQHPAYSDIFQTIWKELESLG
- a CDS encoding ABC transporter permease — its product is MDNTLFKQYQQLLKKEKRFVRLYQLIILLIFFGGWELLSRLEWIDRLIFSSPTHVWHTFIEKVSDGSLTLHVSVTLMETVIGFIAGTLLGTLIAVVLWWSPLLSKILDPYLVILNAMPKVALGPILIVALGPGYFSIIAMGALISIIITTIVVYTAFKGVDPNYSKVLQTFGATRWQIFREVILPASFPTIISTLKVNVGLSWVGVIVGEFLVASKGLGYLIIYGFQVFNFNLVLMSLLIIAFFATIMYQVVELIEKIIIKNKA
- a CDS encoding ABC transporter ATP-binding protein, translated to MHDTNSIYLITKQKNHYEKKLQVIALTNVNFQYNSENPLLKNISLTINEGEFIVLTGPSGSGKTTLSRIINGLIPHFYDGQLHGQVTINHTSLLDLPMWHLSQWVGSVFQDPKAQFFTANVYNEIAFELENHGIHQQTIARRVEDVCEQMTLNTIKHQSLHSLSSGQKQKVAIAAATAIEPLIYVMDEPSANLDLQATNILQNELLRLKKSGKTIIVAEHRLYYLMTLADRIIYMEDGQIQREYRPEQLLALSAQQLQQFGLRSPSLTNGYKKTIPSRGKEPVITSMNLCVSYNKIQALDYLQLHLQSGEVCALIGQNGAGKTTLARTIAGLIKEKKGEIRIHGDVKNAKKRLEDVWLVMQDTVYQLFTDSVWNELLLNKPLREETLEYAEDLLKSLKLWHLKDQHPATLSGGEKQRLVLAIGLMQHASIFILDEPTSGLDGFNLQRVIEIIQQLKERNCHILVITHDYELVAGACDRIIKLQSGKITDDIATENLSFEDIVHIMQ
- a CDS encoding energy-coupling factor transporter transmembrane component T is translated as MKFDARIQFFMLLLCSITALFITVESTILLILLALITLLLQGLYTHFFTWLFMGGLIGIFYYLIQLNPQSIFNVFSFLLFISIKLLPALIIASSLSTIPVGKLLASLQKLAIPNSILLTFTVALRFFPILRMESKIINEHAKIRGISYKQIKNWIKPKQLFEYTIVPLLMRTIKLADDLSAAATTRGIDAPTKKSSVYAIQFGYYDYLAMLLLLCMILIPFI
- a CDS encoding MptD family putative ECF transporter S component, giving the protein MKTSKWQAKDLITIGLYTILIYIIHNVISIILSPIMLYIYPYMSGICLFFSSIVYLLMAIRVGKKGTLLLMATVTGFIYTLMGAPLMLPFFIVAGIVGELTLLSGDGTQYRQVKRQAVAYGIYGILFGSGAFVMIYVLGTEFFESMKYTKSFIDRILEYAYSPLWMASGLAASFFLSWLGCMIAKGILSKHFVKAGYISYQS
- a CDS encoding helix-turn-helix domain-containing protein, with translation MCENILSKCYAHSTNVKHICHTWLGTQYVIQQPSGSGLLQRCMVEPGIEISIFRDCTYKVEAGKVPYHQCHLIEITSLVEGLGKVRCRNSDEWMVFSPHDLLFFNFSKPLPYYDFICENLTGISVCMDVEVMRKSLCSDNGNILEEWRNFVQTIFSENGHIYKQESTPIHQMLTKQLLGNFEENMLNQLLIKTKTLEFLTHSINQNSSSVCTNTLACCHDSRIHQIKEQIDKDYCKSLQVKALAQTYHIALADLQVGFKNIVGCTVYRYIQKRRMAKAAELLQDTTIPILAIALEVGYDNPSKFTTIFKRTYLETPLQYRKKFKK
- a CDS encoding ABC transporter ATP-binding protein, whose protein sequence is MQKKSNLTFLWREAKEEHGKLYLAALFSVLSTLLTYAPFLVGYFILNELLQPEPNYEHIKVWSIWTAVIVVVRFVLLGVSGTFSHIAAFSVLYQLRIKTINHLATLPLGYFSKKNSGELKKSINEDIEKIENSLAHQLPDFAAAIMAPLVIFIYLMTIDWKLSLILLIPLGLSFLLQIIMFKNFDSRMQNYHTHLENMNASFVEYIRGMAVFKAFNIAGSSFKKLRTAIEEYQLMWASINREQSPYYALFVVLTESALVFIIPVGGIRVLHGTLEPSAFLLIVVMSMTFLSSLKQLLDFGGTLAMTLEGVSRIQDIWLVPSQPQGAINIQSKEVRSLSFQNVSFKYDTKYVLKDISLQLKKGQKIAFVGPSGAGKTTAAELAARFFDAEEGEICINGQPIQTIAQHNLMNLISFVFQDTFLSEDTIYENIIMGQNYSIEQVEHVCRNAEIHDFIVSLPNGYQTKLGEAGIKVSGGQKQRIAIARALLKDAPIVILDEATSHSDIENERKIQRALDHLLKDKMTIIIAHRLHTIKEADIIYVFDEGEIIEYGAHAQLMNKQGRYYQMWQSYTKYEKGVSLNV